TTTTTGCAATACTGTAAATGCAGTTACTGAAATTTTACACAAAGGTTTTCATTGTTAAAGAACTGAACCTAGCTAAATTATAAATACTATTCACATATTTGTAGACATAGAAAAGATAAACTTTCAGTGAAACTATTGAATGTGGAAAAAATTACTCTTGCATAAAATTAACATGTTTTTCAGTAATGGTAGTTTCTGAATAGTATAACACTACACATGTACAGTCTGAGAACAACAGTTGTTTTGTTTGACCTGAAAATGGATCTGTTGCCAAAAGCTGTAGGCTTAGgccaaaaaaatttaattaatagtTTCTCGGGCATCACCGCATCCATTAAAAAGGTACCGCatggatttttttctttcagtttatatatttgtttatatatataaaaatcaggTTACTCTTGTGATAcagatatttatgtaaaactttcagaaggttttaataaaattgtaagTTTCTTTTTGATCAAATAATCATTGAATGCATACTCATTTACGTGCAAGTGTGAAAGAGTAGTACACAATTAACAGTAAGTAATGTGAAgctatttttttgtaaaaataaaaattccattgcTTATTCTATATATGAGAAAGATAGGTAACTCATTCTACAGTCAACataaaaaggaaagataactcatgctacagccaagtaaaaaaaaaaacctgtctgCCTCTGACATCAAATTTTGAGCCCGAGAAACtatatattaaatttttttggTTGCCTAACTACTAAGTTTTATTGTACTGTACTTCAGAAAATGCAGGATCATGCACGTGacctatattacatgtacattacattaTCATGATATTATTCTAAAAAGAAAACAAGTTGTGTTTCAGACCAACTCTTACACAGAAAATACCCCCTGTCTCTCAACCAGTGTAACAACTGCAGAGCCATTAAAATGAGACAAGCTTCTGATCTAAGTCTCAATTTTATAGGATTTTATATGTACTGAAAAAATGAGCTTGTCTCTGTCAAATATTATGGCCCCAGAGCCATCGTGACCTAACCTGCAGCAGTTGTGAATCCCTTTGAATGATTACTGACAGTTGTTCCTATGTAAAATTTTGGGTGTAGACTGGGGACCACATGGGACACATTGCCCATGTCAGTAGAACCACCAAACTTGATCCTTATCTCCTCCCGCTGATCAAATTCAATACCAAGTTGTCTCCCATTTTCCTCAAACAGCTCAGCCATCGTATTGTTAGACAACAGAGACTGGTAATGTTTCTCAGCAAATGTATAGCTGGCCTACAAGTGATATGTCATAGGTATAAAAAGTGTGTGatagaaatcaaacaaatgcttCAACCTAttagcacctttgagcgtacatagtgtatgaaaagggtgctatataaatatggtattattattattatattacaattatattggCATGTTGAAATATCACAGCATAGGAGACTGTGAATTATAATAATATACTGTGATATCTGGTATCTCATAACACTAATGTattcatgatatacatgtaaatcagaaCTGCACTAAGAACTTCTAATGAGAGGCCAATGGggcacattgctcacctgagtcagcttggcccatatttaatgATTATCCCTGCATagtatgaatatctaataaaaatgcCTAAATGGCTTAACtagataataaaaaatatttatgaaaatcaaaAACGTTACttgttaatatattttaaatctatggataaaatcttaaacattTCAGTGAATagcaaaaatattaacaaatacctaacattttcaattttcataaatatttttttcttaaaaattagaATGCCTATCTGagtcttttaggcatgttttatttgatattctttgatgcaccaaatcacaACAAAATTTGGAGTCTATAATACCTTATTTGtaaatacaccccccccccccccccccccacacacacacaccttttttatcattctagGAAAAATCACAACAAAAATCATATGAAtcaattgagagcttgtattacTATTTCGATGATGAAATCAAGCTTCACAAAGTGCTTAaatgagccattaaataaaatgttagTGTAATGGGtcatcttaaatagttcagaacacattgaataggtcagattttttttttcaaaagtagatcaaatttccaggtcaatgtcacaagatCATACACCATTGCATCTCATAAAAGGTCTTGTCTTAAAGAATGTACCTGTATATAGAAAAtcccctagcttaaatagtttaagagatatttttaaagattttccctatatatcagtatgtaaaacttgggttccctattgtggctccaccatacccctgggagccatgataaaaaacaaaattgaatctactCTGTATCAGGAAGCCTTCATgaaaatttccacttttctggcccagtagttttttcgaaaaagattttccctatttatcagcatgtaaattgtagccccatcctacccccgagaGACATGATTTTTGCACTATGTAAGAAaagtttcatgtaaatttcaacttttctggcccagtggttcttgaaaagatttttgaatattttccctgtatattcacaaggaaaactttgatcccctaaaggtagcattcatgtaaatttcatcttttcatgcccagtagttcttgagaagatttttaaatgacaccacccTTACTTTTGCCTTTTTTGTGATGATATACCCTTTGAAgagagcatggcccttcattcgaaaaaacttgaatcccctcacccaaggataatttgcaccaagtttgattcaaattggtccagtggttctggagaagaagttgaaaatgtgaaaagtttacagacagacagacagacaaaagatgataaaaaatcagctcaggtgagttaaaaacaCAAATGCCTCTTCCACCAGCAAAGTTGGAATGTGATATTGAATATATTCTGTGTCAGTAAAAATGGGTCAAGTGTTGAGAATTTACCTCACAACCTGTACAGAGAGCGGCTCCATTGATACAATCAATCACCTTCTTCTTTAGGACCTCTAACTCTGCCTCTGATGGTGTTCTCAGGAAAAACTCCAACTCCGTTTCATCAGGTATGATGTTGGGTTCCACTCCCCCTTTACGAATTACTCCTTGGGAAGAAAATTAAGGCAAATTATTTTGGAAAATGTCCCATAGCATCACCTAATCAACAGAAGAATAACAAGAActgagcaaaaacaataagtctctAATCTTTGTTTAAGAGACCTAATAATCTAAAATTCGCacaacatatattttttgtggAAGTATGTGGAAATTCTAAATAATATAATAACATTCAAAGTTCCTAAAATATTGCTTGTTACATGAATATTAACCATGAATTCTCCAGGCCGGTTTCATTTGCTGACGAAGACATGAAATACTGTTGTAGCACATGACTGCTGCATCCAGGGCATTGAGGCCCTCCCAGGGATGGGAGGCTGAATGGGCAGCCTGACCACTGAATTTTATCGTCACACTAAATAGAAGGATTGAAGATTTGCCATGTAAAATAATGAACAACAGATCTGTAGTCTGTTTATGAATCCCATTTTCTTGATGACTTAGTCAGTAAGCCTGAAATTCGAGAGTAAGAAATGTCAAAATTGTTTGTTAAAAAATCTTTGCCGTATTTAACAGTGTCGATCATGAATTGTTATATTCTGCACAAACTATGAGATTACTAACGGTATCATAGATGTATATTTCGGCCGAGCTAATGTGTATTGTGAAGGATGGGCCATCATGGCAACATCAACAGAGGTGAAAGCTCCTGCGGCAATCAGATCGTGTTTCCCACAGCGCCCCTCCTCTGCTGGGGTACCTATCACTGACAACTGAAAATAGGAGTTCAATGaattgatttgtatgtataaaacacatggaTACTgtcagaaatatacatgtattaatgtgATATTTGGGCCAACCGTCTTCATGTTTCTGACCCGAAACcaaatacacatacagtgtAGAATCAAAACAATGCTGCAACAAAGTTGTTTATTCTATGTTCAAGTTGGTAAAGCAACACAGAAGTATCATCTTGCCAGTTGAATctctgacgtcacaatgaaaataaacatgtcacAGCAAAATAGAATGCACATGGTATTATTACGACATTGACAAAATATTCCTTATTTGGATTATTGGGTTTCATCAATCAGGCACATACAATTAGGGGGGATGGCTATATGGAAAGTTctccaaattaacataaactcaaataaataattggagatatctttattatatttgaaaatgtcatcaattcatttgatgtgtgCAACAATTCAGTTAAAGATGTCTTCAAATagttaatgatatcttcaattccgAATTATTGTGTGCATTGAGAATTGCTGATAGCATTAATCGTTCTGCTGAATTGATAAGTGCTCaaattgaattgatgctcttcaaatgaattgaagatatgatatcaacaattgaattgatgcacgctacaattcaattgaagagaacaataattgaattgttgctttcTTCAACTGAACTGTAGAGCTcacacatcaattgaattaatgtgcacaataattgaattattgctctcttcaattgaattaatgatatcattaattcaattgatgcatgcaATAATAGACttctggagaactcgtacccaggagaacccgtacccaggagaactcgtacccagaaatatgggtacgagttctccaagagaagtcgtacccattaatatctgggtacgagttctcctggagaaaaactttgtcattttatgaaatagaaatgtgggtacgagttctcctaaagaaaaacttgtcaattgtattataaaaatctgggtacgagttctcctggagaataaaaaaattgttatgAAAATCTAGGTATGAGTTCTCTTGGAGAACAAAAAACTTAAtcattttatctgataaatctgggtacgagttctcctacagaaaaaactttgtcatttctgtcacAAAAATTCTGGGTACAAGTTCTCCTGGTGAAAAACTTCATCATTTTGTCATATAAATCAGGGTACGAGTTTTCTTCTATGTGCCAGAGAATAGAGGTACgctataaattaaaatacattgtCGCAAGTTTAAAATTGGTGTTTAATTGCAATAATTATACTAATTATCGTCTCAAGCCAAACagcaattcaaatgaaaaacaaaacaggtATGATCattgtatttacttttttttttattcagttgaagaactcgtacccagatttttataatacaattgacGACTTTTTCTTTAGAAGAACTCGTAccacatttctatttgataaaatgacaaagtttttctccaggagaactcttACCCAGATCAGATATTGATATGGGTATGACCTCtcttggagaactcgtacctGGGTACAGCTTCTCCAGGAGAACGCGTACCCAAATTTCttggtacgagttctcctgggtacgggttctccttactagatagaatgttctatcgttaaaatgataatgtcctacggacccgatttaacgatagaatgcgtcctatatacctgcaatgtagcaaaatgaaaattgcacacagtgcatgtttcggtaaaattatgtaacacatCACTCATATGCATTTGGAAAGTTATCTTAACGACCCACTTGGGccgttcttatttgcaaattaggtaagcgttcgtttttggaaaacagcatgcagcagggtgttccgatggcagtttccggtaaaatggcagtcagttcgaatcgagaaaagtgacatttcaaagtgttgagtttacaatatcattatacgattttttacagtgttaaggacttacaaattaccaatgaggttagttgtatataaatttaactttaaatgtacgcgtttattctttgataagtttaaaatcgttttggagcgattccgcaattttctgctacattatgggtatatgggaggtattctaactgtggtgagggcctgtcccgagacacagttagattattctaactaggtTCTCCTGGGTATGAGTTCTCCTGATACCcaataatattaataaataatttggCACTCCGTAATTCCTGccccatttttattttcttattttcatagaaaaataaatatcaaactgTTTATACATTACCAACGTATCACTGGtagacatacatacatgtatacatatctGACGTTACCTGTCCTGCTAGCGTTTGTCCACAAGACTTCATAGCATGTTTAATGGCAATACCCGCTGCCACGCCAACCTCTGCAATAAGATTGTGACCACAAGCATGACCAATTCCTGGAAGAGCATCGTATTCGCACAATACTGCGACACGGGGACCTTCCCTGGAGTCAGATTTTGAAAACTCAGCACGAAAAGCTGTGTCTAGTTTGTAACGTTTTTCCACATTGAATTCGTGTTTATCAAGGAATTCGGTGATGACGTCATGCGCATGACGTTCCCTGTACGCCAGTTCAGGCGTTTCCCAGATGCTTTTGCTCAACTGTTGAAGTTCGCTAGCATATTTGTCAATGAAGTCACAGGCTGTTTTCTTGCAGTTCTCCATGTTGTTTATTAAAGTATTTTTCAGGCATCTCCCGATCccgatttatttatttttgatgcTTTACTCGGCTGTCGGTCTAGGAGGCTTACCAAAATGACAATCAAGCTTGCCGGCATATTAGGCCCACTAATTTTACTACAAacattatgtaaacattaatagATAGCCAATTGTTACATTGATCTAGGCCTATAAATATCACAACCTACTATCCctaaatttatttttacacaccaaaaaaaaaaaaaaaaaaaaaaaatgaaaaatgaaaaaacaaacTTTTGTAAAGGCAATTTATACATTATAAAATCGGCACTTAATGCACCAAGTACTGTCgagtttcttttatttcaaaggGTCTGATTTAAATACTtaatatatatagatctatatatatagaATCTATTATATTTCATGTGAATCTACATCTATAAACTCAGCATATTACCAAGAAATACATAAAACACTGATATTGAAGTAAAGTACTGTGCTTAAATATGCAGCTAGGAGCACACTGATATAGAATTTTGAATGGCACCATTAaattttttgtcatttaaatttgaaatgaaatatttcatcaataaatacatgtataaatcattaaatgtaCAGTACTTGGCCACAAGTAAGTTCCCAAGAATTCTCtaaaaattttcatacaaaattgcaaaaccatgtattaaacaattttcaaaaaaattatcctaAACCCCACTTCTTGATCAACTTTGATCAAATAAAACACACTGCATGATCCCAGAAATAATTTCAGaatgtatatagatgtatattgtAAAGTCATGATTAACACAGAGGTTTGAGAGTACTTCATTATTCTTCATATTAAATGGTCTGGCAATTATGTAATGTTATTTTcgaattaaagatatcaacaTTATGTATTGAATAAATTGTTATCTCTCTGCAATATTTCATCATAactttgttgggttttttttctctttaaatCCTCAATTTCTAAACAGAATGgtgtttatttcattaaaatttaagaGAAGGGAAGGTTTTGAAAGATAAATTTACACGAAATATTATAGAGCTTCAGGAAATTTTCTTTGGGAACTTACTTAGATCTATATCTATGATCAAAGTTGGAGCCAATTTTCCCTTTTGAATTTTGATGATAAAAACACAATGCATATTTGTTTAGAAATATCAGATTTATCTAGATCTATCACAATTCTACGAAAATGTTACGATGGTTGCAGAGACTGATGAGagagatattttattcaaaatgttgatctttttttatttgaaaaaaaaccccaccccaACCCACCACATAGAATAAGTACTTATTCAAAACCTTACCTTCtcttaaattttaatgaaataaacatggttTCGCTACCCCTACCCCTCCATGATTAATTAAATACATCGAGCATGACCTGGACACGAGCTAAAGCACATGTATAACGTGTCATATGttgattattttataattttacagtCAATCTTCTTTTACTCAAGTGTTAAAACACAACTGATACTCAAGTTAGTGACAAATACCGAAAATATACGAAATACTCCTATTTACGTACATTGCACAGATATGCAGATCTCATGTTGCATGCATCTCATCACGATTTcggttattattattatcattatcactatttcatatttaaaacaatGTACCCAGTCTTTTCAATATATCtatcaatatatagaaatagttttttatttacattgcaGTGATGTTTGTCATTGTTATGGTTCTATGGCAACGGTAACGGATATACAAAAATGGTTGAGTTGTTTCTCGatcactgaaaaaaaaatccatgaaaTATCGAAATGAATTCGAATTTTTCttgaaattcattttgattaacaTGTGTGCGAATATATAAGTTAATAAAATTGATGGTACGttgcagcatgaaaatacaatCATGCTTCAAAGTTGACATATCTATAAATATGACCCAAATGTCCTCAAATAAAACGCTGTTATTTATCACAAGATCACGATAGAAAAATACTATGTACTCTAGAATAATCTCCACAAGTGTGCGTAAAAATGTATTAGTAGAAAGGAATGCCTATCTTGATATCACGATGAGTAAATCGTGAAAACTTGCACATCGGAAACACAAAACTGGATTTTTCACAATCCGCCATGATAACTCAGCATCCGGGTAAGGATGCTCTCTTTTACGTCCGCGCTATTGTAATAAGTTCAGCGTCAGCGGCGAGAGCCGTCATTCTTGTTCAAACAAGAGTTCTAGTCAGTTCGGTAGAAATGGCAAAATCCCGATCTCGTTCGCGTTCTAAGTCAAGGTCTAGGAGCCGCAGCCGAAGTCGATCTCCAAAGAAGGCAGCACCCAAGAAAGCTGTAGCTAGGAAATCACCAGCATCAGCCAAGCCGTCTGCTCCAGCAACCCCTAAGATGAGAAAGTCTAGGAGCCGTAGCCGCAGTCGAAGCAGAAGCCGCAGCCGAAGTGGATCGCCAAAGAAAACCAAGAAGGCTAGGCCTAGCAAGAAGTCACCAAAGAGGAAGGCATCAAAGCCCAGAGCAGCAGCCAAGAAAGCCGCCAAACCAACGACCCTTAGCATGGTATGTGCTGCCATAACTGCAATGAAAGACCGCAAAGGATCTTCAGCTCAGGCCATCAGAAAATACATCCTGGCAAACAACAAAGGGGTGAGTGTAACACACCTGTCGTCAGCAATGAAAGCAGCATTTGCAAAGGGACTTAAGAGCGGAGCTCTCGTTCGACCCAAAGGCTCCAGTGCCACTGGCGCCAGTGGACGCTTCAGAGTGGGAAAAGTTGCAACCCCTAAGAAGAAGAAGGTAGTTAAAAAGCCCAAGAAGAAGGCAGCCAAGAAGCCCAAGGCAGCAAAGAAACCCAAAGCAAAGAAACCCAAAGCAAAGAAAGTAAAGAAGGCCAAAAAAGCGAAGTCGCCAAAGAAAGCCAAGAAGCCCAAGGCCAAAGCGAAGAAGTCGCCAAAGAAAAGCAAGCCCAAGGCAAAGAAGAGGCCCAAGTCCCCAAGAAAGGCAAAGAAAGCAGCAAAGGCCAAGTGAGCAGCCTGTTCACTGATTAAAACCCACGGCCCTTTTAAGGGCCACCCAAAATTTTCGAAAAGATGCCTCACAAAACGAATTATTGAGaaacatttaaaattaaattgtaATGTACATTAGGCCTATTGGTctatgtatttttttattttatttttttgttgttgctagTCTGAGTATTATTATCataggtatctgaattttaaccaagaaagatattttaaaagaaaagaaaactataatttatatatatggaTGAGTTTTTTCCCCCTATTTATATCTATTATTCATTGAGTAGAAGTCAGTGTCCCTATTctcaaaatatcttacgactaagatcaaaatttacgaacactaattttcatattttttatttcttgtagattttcttaattaatatgtaaagtacatccatgaTTTATAAAACGATCTTGTGgtcggtatttgattatcagagATAATTACTTTTagcttagtcgtaagatatatTGTGAATAAGGGCCCATACCTGTAATATGAGTGTAgattaattttttgaaatggaaaaatataaatCACTACACTAGAAAAGAATATCCCGGAACAAACATACTACGTTTGGTTTTAACATTTatttatactttcaatttcattacgCGTACTGTACGGCATGGGACATGATGATAGGTGTGCAAAAATCATAAATGTAAGTTTTTCTCTGCATATTCTGGAGGGAAAGAAATTGGGAATAGTACACGTCTTAACAGTTAAACACTTGTATGAATCTCAGAGTAAAGACTTAGAATTTTCGAATTATATGAGTATGTATAATTTCCAGTTGAGAATGTCAATGTGTTGCATTGCTTGAACAAGTAAAACGATGGGGGAGGGGAAAAAAGAAAGAGGTTTACAAGACACAGATTTGACTTTTCGTAATTACTTTATATAATATATCCAttattttacttttacttttactCATTCAATCTGAtgccacaggtgcttgggttcaggagcccccccccccccccccccccccccccccccccttccgaataagctacatgagttgatttaattagtTTTTTGTTGACcatatttgtaatatacatgtcaacaatgtcttgcatacccctaaagtccaaaataagcccctttttaaaaaataccttCGCTGGTTATTAGAACAAGGTTTTTAACTCCCGCATCATGGCGCTTGCAAAAATGTCAAACTCCCTGGGAAGTTGGTATTGTACAGAAATAGTCGCCGAGTCGATAAACTTTTAGAAAGGGGAAAACCCGAAGAGAATTTCCGAATGTCTTTGTAATATTGTTAAACCAGTAACCTTACAAATCATTTTGACCAATGCTATTAAAAAATTTATAGGCCGTCACTCCTGAGTAACATTGAATAAATTCCTTGATGTGTAGAACTGCTGACATACTTAGGTAGAAATTGTTATGGCATTGATGCTATCACTAATTTAAAAGTCATGTATGCCCTTACCCTACCAGCTCGATGAATTCAAGTACGggacattgtaaatgatttttaaaacataccTGA
Above is a genomic segment from Ostrea edulis chromosome 3, xbOstEdul1.1, whole genome shotgun sequence containing:
- the LOC125675044 gene encoding xaa-Arg dipeptidase-like, which codes for MENCKKTACDFIDKYASELQQLSKSIWETPELAYRERHAHDVITEFLDKHEFNVEKRYKLDTAFRAEFSKSDSREGPRVAVLCEYDALPGIGHACGHNLIAEVGVAAGIAIKHAMKSCGQTLAGQLSVIGTPAEEGRCGKHDLIAAGAFTSVDVAMMAHPSQYTLARPKYTSMIPVTIKFSGQAAHSASHPWEGLNALDAAVMCYNSISCLRQQMKPAWRIHGVIRKGGVEPNIIPDETELEFFLRTPSEAELEVLKKKVIDCINGAALCTGCEASYTFAEKHYQSLLSNNTMAELFEENGRQLGIEFDQREEIRIKFGGSTDMGNVSHVVPSLHPKFYIGTTVSNHSKGFTTAAGADVAQGYSLAVAKALAMTAIDILSKPELIPKIQQDFHKDLQSVS
- the LOC125675048 gene encoding sperm-specific protein PHI-2B-like, whose protein sequence is MAKSRSRSRSKSRSRSRSRSRSPKKAAPKKAVARKSPASAKPSAPATPKMRKSRSRSRSRSRSRSRSGSPKKTKKARPSKKSPKRKASKPRAAAKKAAKPTTLSMVCAAITAMKDRKGSSAQAIRKYILANNKGVSVTHLSSAMKAAFAKGLKSGALVRPKGSSATGASGRFRVGKVATPKKKKVVKKPKKKAAKKPKAAKKPKAKKPKAKKVKKAKKAKSPKKAKKPKAKAKKSPKKSKPKAKKRPKSPRKAKKAAKAK